One Helianthus annuus cultivar XRQ/B chromosome 7, HanXRQr2.0-SUNRISE, whole genome shotgun sequence genomic region harbors:
- the LOC110887641 gene encoding swi5-dependent recombination DNA repair protein 1 homolog gives MSQSPPGGRKKAGARKKVVSPKIRKVTPKIKMQKIVLKKKTTKETKKPPTPPPEPTPPQSPVQSPPRQSTPPQQSSPPKQPTPPRQPSPLHHSPPPQQTLLTSQEIFQAPPLTQGQLTPGFAGYRNFPNIPSNLNVSLDDVGDFYFANTSQVKNVEMKVDEVIAENKKLAAENKKVADRERILEMRVKRLEGDNKELLKKIDSDQSEIKILKVRVAELEEEKARRDEQNEYFKLKNKELEAAKAFRDHEFYMLNKVVESMLGTSVEQKFEELQVEELRAERQAKIDEQMKEKGKGVEGSSAVSERSIVPSMVVENPEPISAVSGLFEDYNPMDDHGSGKDDDDDDAQGGTRLKVIEASTEKNVDDLMNDSVNEESGGADR, from the exons ATGTCACAATCTCCTCCAGGTGGTAGAAAGAAAGCTGGAGCTCGAAAGAAAGTAGTTTCTCCAAAGATTCGCAAAGTTACACCAAAGATTAAAATGCAGAAGATTGTGCTAAAGAAGAAGACAACCAAAGAAACCAAGAAACCACCTACACCACCACCtgaaccaacaccaccacaatcaccaGTCCAATCACCACCCCGACAATCTACACCACCACAACAATCCTCACCACCgaaacaaccaacaccaccaagacaaccatcaccttTACATCATTCACCTCCACCACAACAAACCTTACTCACCTCACAAGAAATCTTTCAGGcacctccactcacccaaggTCAACTAACACCTGGTTTTGCGGGGTACCGAAATTTCCCAAATATTCCTTCAAATTTGAATGTGAGCCTTGATGATGTTGGAGATTTTTATTTTGCAAACACTTCACAAGTAAAGAATGTTGAAATGAAGGTTGATGAAGTGATTGCTGAGAACAAGAAACTAGCCGCTGAAAACAAGAAAGTTGCAGATCGTGAAAGAATTCTTGAAATGCGTGTAAAGAGATTGGAGGGTGATAACAAAGAGCTGTTGAAGAAAATTGACAGTGATCAATCTGAGATAAAAATCTTGAAAGTGAGAGTTGCTGAGCTGGAAGAAGAAAAAGCTCGACGTGATGAACAAAATGAATACttcaagttgaagaacaaagAGCTTGAAGCAGCTAAAGCGTTCAGAGATCACGAGTTCTATATGCTGAATAAAGTTGTTGAAAGCATGCTCGGAACGTCTGTAGAGCAAAAGTTTGAAGAACTACAAGTTGAAGAGCTCAGAGCAGAACGTCAAGCTAAAATAGATGAGCAAatgaaagaaaaaggtaaagGCGTTGAAGGAAGTTCTGCAGTGTCAGAGAGATCGATTGTTCCTTCAATGGTTGTTGAAAATCCCGAGCCTATCTCTGCTGTTTCTGGTCTTTTTGAGGATTATAATCCTATGGATGA TCATGGTTCTGGTAAAgacgatgatgacgatgatgctcaGGGTGGTACAAGGTTGAAAGTTATTGAGGCTTCTACTGAAAAGAatgttgatgatttgatgaatgaTTCCGTGAACGAAGAATCAGGGGGAGCTGATAGATAG